In the genome of Andrena cerasifolii isolate SP2316 chromosome 5, iyAndCera1_principal, whole genome shotgun sequence, one region contains:
- the Dop gene encoding microtubule-associated serine/threonine (MAST) protein kinase dop isoform X1, translated as MDQNRNRPSRPRLRSHGNSARVLVFDYAESEESAYGAEADAQKRTVPPEVESKEAPARPVSGELSNLVRMRNSAIGKSAPSLSVHVRDFNIPRRAAKTAHRKSFIATTSPTLPRCHSPLSAFVPIVGSPLESPRMSSSPHFAFAPIKRIGGATGTGDGRRWSVASLPSSGYGTTPGSSNVSSQCSSQERLHQLPNVPTKDELRMLSCHFSKPGTPCSSHPGFPGSSISSIPGSVSLSLEEEGRRSPLHRPRSRSLSSPSRSPVLDSEIVMMNTLYKERFPKATQQMEERLTNFINENRELDEYEVMANMTQDSLPILRFVHHQVFEMARDCLQKSQEKLITTRYFYEMSENLEHLLMETKEKSLEAATRLTGLIKKLLLVISRPARLLECLEFDPEEFYHLLEQAEGQAKINGGIKTDIPRYIINKLSLNRDPISELQEDLNKLEDSASSSDSNLQITSSPNKDEEKAQRVPCEGDYEVLKLISNGAYGAVYLVKEKTSRHRFAMKKINKNNLMLRNQVEQVFAERDIMSFTDNPFVVSMYCSFETKKHLCLVMEYVEGGDCANLLKNIGPLPPDMARFYFAETVLAVEYLHSYGIVHRDLKPDNLLITALGHIKLTDFGLSKMGLMSLATNLYEGYIDRDTRQFSDKQVFGTPEYIAPEVILRQGYGKPVDWWSMGIILYEFLIGCVPFFGETPEELFAHTVNDDIEWPDEDEWPVQPEARDIITALLQQSPRDRLGTGGSHEVKEHPYFYGVNWNTLLRQKAEFVPQLINDEDTSYFDTRMNRYNHDIGDDTDDTDDSPLFGSFSSYSPLSRKISQTRPPQINPEPESDSSKKQLFRNELERTVAQLSLGSVNLITPLSKLAESTPLEKSRPPSSIRSSSSSIETPPKANKSGASFTSPATVTSGESQLTVIKNAQVEGTSISLSTPDSSQTESEDISPQIQRKRHVHSRDKLPRFSISVDDEHMLDLVAANRDAAEDSKHNSSTDSFDSFNALPILPSAKQKPRSVIKSASTSGLSLVIPTSDFSYDASFNAQQIESPGGSSTASSRDTSPCRELSPLVTSLKPPIIIRRGPCGFGFTVHTIRVYYGDSDFYTMHHLVMAVDQSSPAFEAGLRPGDLITHINGEPVQGLYHIQVLQLMLSGGDHVTLRSTPLENTSIKTGGRKRDLAQSKMARRTLHKQRKQRRDHSDKKRKTSLFKRISSKRASVEMQQPLTISCPLSAPILSSDSKPPLMMAAGICSPSMVTPSRSFQSFTRSQDPSPYFAACAKSVCSPSPPTNRVSSDSYHSTGNSSPCSSPNSSSPGSNTSAANLTTISNQSHYQRPSTLHGLKHKLHTAAKNIHSPNRRKSVGHIPLSPLARTPSPSPLPASPTRSPSPLAFPTGHQPGSSNTTQSYSPGVCLSTPNNQKKSYGRPKSAEPGSPLLRRALSPDRLHPRSAENKTSISPLANTVVKVTPRVTIAQSSHSISSDDSGDSFKEIDAKGEKKVTGEQKTDYSKITHGISINLGAVGMSNSCGGTQLPRIAEEKDSPTGSKADDYSAKEAPPVDINDKGNPFASKSVEPERTSECGNRRGHESKLEGQNSCTKICMEPSGNKVEENARSDSSSNIQARSLQVALHKLSQSNEKGSLALLQKTSSLGGEKGAQASAQKPPSQSVEKVLQSAAQKPPSQSSEKVWQSSAQKPPSQSSEKVPQPSAQKSPSQSERTLQSTSLKSSQASEKSLQTAQKQLQGVEKGSLFHKSSEQKAAGKSSEANAEGRKILKKYKVDSAEGVGNLGMFEASGSGKDKKNN; from the exons ATGGATCAGAACAGGAACAGGCCAAGTAGGCCGCGTCTTCGTTCGCACGGCAATTCCGCCAGGGTCCTTGTTTTCGACTATGCCGAAAGCGAAGAGTCCGCTTACGGCGCTGAGGCAGACGCGCAGAAGCGGACAGTGCCACCCGAAGTTGAAAGCAAGGAGGCTCCCGCTCGACCTG TAAGCGGCGAGCTGTCGAATCTGGTTCGAATGAGGAACTCTGCGATTGGGAAGTCTGCGCCTTCTTTGTCTGTTCACGTG CGTGATTTTAACATTCCTCGACGTGCTGCCAAAACAGCGCATCGTAAATCTTTTATAGCGACCACGTCTCCTACCTTACCGCGATGCCATTCACCGTTATCAG CATTCGTCCCGATTGTAGGCAGTCCCCTAGAGAGCCCTAGGATGTCATCCAGTCCACATTTTGCTTTTGCTCCGATTAAAAG GATCGGCGGTGCCACGGGAACTGGAGACGGCAGACGATGGTCGGTCGCCAGCTTGCCGTCCAGTGGGTATGGAACCACACCTGGCTCCAGTAACGTCTCG TCACAGTGCTCGAGCCAAGAACGTTTGCATCAACTTCCGAATGTCCCGACCAAGGACGAGCTGCGTATGCTTTCTTGCCATTTCTCCAAGCCTGGCACGCCGTGCTCCTCGCACCCTGGCTTCCCGGGCTCCAGCATCTCCAGCATCCCCGGCAGCGTGTCGCTCAGCCTCGAGGAGGAAGGTCGTAGGTCCCCGTTACATAGACCACGCTCCCGAAGTTTGAG TAGTCCTAGCCGGTCTCCTGTATTGGACAGTGAAATTGTTATGATGAATACCCTTTATAAAGAACGATTTCCAAAG GCAACGCAGCAGATGGAAGAGCGGCTGACTAACTTTATCAACGAGAACAGGGAGCTGGACGAGTACGAGGTGATGGCGAATATGACGCAGGACTCCTTGCCCATTCTGCGGTTCGTGCATCATCAAGTGTTCGAGATGGCGAGGGACTGCCTGCAGAAGTCTCAGGAGAAACTCATCACGACTAGATACTTTTACGAGATGAGCGAGAATCTGGAGCATCTGTTGATGGAG ACCAAGGAGAAGTCGCTTGAAGCAGCAACGAGACTAACAGGACTAATCAAGAAGCTACTGTTGGTGATATCGCGTCCAGCTCGTTTATTAGAGTGTCTAGAATTCGATCCAGAAGAGTTCTATCATCTGCTCGAGCAGGCTGAGGGTCAGGCGAAGATTAACGGAGGGATAAAGACAGATATACCGCGGTATATTATTAACAAGCTTTCTCTCAACAGAGATCCAATCTCGG AGCTCCAAGAAGATTTAAATAAACTGGAGGACTCGGCCAGTTCGAGCGACAGCAACTTGCAGATCACTTCAAGCCCGAATAAGGACGAGGAGAAGGCCCAGCGCGTGCCCTGCGAGGGCGATTACGAGGTGTTGAAGCTGATCAGCAACGGCGCCTATGGCGCGGTGTATCTGGTCAAAGAGAAGACCAGCAGGCACAGATTTGCCATGAAGAAGATCAACAAGAACAACTTAATGCTGCGCAATCAAGTAGAGCAGGTGTTCGCCGAGAGGGACATAATGAGCTTCACGGACAATCCATTCGTAGTTTCCATGTATTGCAGCTTCGAGACGAAA AAACACTTGTGCTTGGTGATGGAGTACGTGGAGGGCGGCGACTGtgcaaatttgttaaaaaacatCGGCCCACTGCCACCGGATATGGCGAGGTTCTATTTCGCGGAAACTGTTCTAGCTGTTGAATACTTGCACAGCTACGGGATCGTACATCGAGACTTGAAGCCTGACAATCTACTCATCACTGCTCTAGGTCACATTAAACTGACGGACTTCGGTCTGAGCAAGATGGGCCTGATGTCGTTGGCGACGAACCTTTACGAGGGCTACATAGACAGGGACACGAGACAGTTCTCGGACAAGCAGGTGTTCGGCACACCGGAATATATCGCCCCCGAGGTGATACTGCGCCAGGGATACGGCAAACCTGTCGATTGGTGGTCCATGGGCATTATACTGTACGAGTTTCTAATCGGCTGCGTGCCGTTCTTCGGCGAGACGCCGGAGGAGTTATTCGCTCACACGGTGAACGACGACATCGAGTGGCCCGACGAAGATGAGTGGCCCGTCCAACCGGAAGCCAGGGACATCATAACGGCGCTGTTGCAACAGAGCCCTAGGGATCGATTGGGAACGGGCGGCTCGCACGAGGTGAAGGAGCACCCGTATTTCTACGGGGTAAACTGGAACACTTTGCTGAGGCAGAAGGCCGAGTTCGTGCCGCAGTTGATCAATGACGAGGACACGAGTTACTTTGACACTCGTATGAATAGATACAATCACGACATAGGCGACGACACGGATGACACCGACGATTCCCCTCTGTTCGGATCGTTCTCGTCGTACTCCCCTCTGTCGAGGAAGATTTCGCAGACCCGTCCGCCGCAGATAAACCCTGAGCCTGAGTCGGACAGCTCCAAGAAACAGTTGTTCCGTAACGAGCTTGAGCGCACAGTCGCGCAATTGTCCCTCGGGTCCGTGAATCTGATCACGCCTCTGTCTAAGCTGGCAGAATCGACTCCCTTGGAGAAAAGTCGACCTCCATCGTCCATTAGAAGCAGCAGCTCCTCTATAGAGACACCGCCCAAGGCGAACAAGTCAGGCGCGTCGTTCACCAGCCCAGCCACGGTCACCAGCGGTGAGTCACAGTTGACGGTGATCAAGAATGCTCAGGTGGAGGGGACGTCGATCAGCTTGAGCACCCCTGACTCGTCGCAGACAGAGTCCGAGGATATCAGTCCGCAGATCCAGAGAAAGAGGCACGTCCACTCACGCGACAAGCTGCCCAGGTTCAGTATATCCGTTGATGATGAACACAT GTTGGACCTGGTCGCTGCGAACAGAGACGCAGCCGAGGATAGCAAGCACAACTCTAGCACCGATTCCTTCGACTCGTTCAATGCGTTGCCGATTCTGCCGTCGGCGAAACAGAAGCCGCGGTCTGTGATCAAGTCCGCGTCTACTAGTGGGTTGTCCTTGGTGATACCGACAAGTGATTTCTCCT ACGACGCGTCCTTCAACGCTCAGCAAATCGAGTCCCCCGGAGGATCGTCCACCGCTTCCTCGAGAGACACGTCCCCTTGTCGCGAATTGAGTCCCCTCGTGACTAGCTTGAAACCACCCATCATCATTCGACGGGGGCCGTGCGGATTTGGCTTCACTGTGCACACTATTAGAGTCTACTACGGGGACAGTGATTTTTATACTATGCATCATCTGGTCATG GCTGTTGACCAGTCCAGTCCAGCGTTCGAGGCTGGCTTAAGACCAGGCGATCTCATCACGCATATAAACGGCGAGCCAGTGCAGGGTCTGTATCATATCCAAGTTCTTCAGTTGATGCTGAGCGGCGGCGATCACGTGACTCTGCGAAGCACACCTTTGGAGAACACCAGCATTAAGACCGGCGGACGGAAGAGAGATCTGGCTCAGAGCAAGATGGCCCGCAGGACTCTGCACAAGCAGCGAAAGCAGAGGCGTGATCATTCCGATAAGAAACGAAAAACGTCCCTTTTTAAGCGAATCAGCTCGAAACGAGCTAGCGTAGAGATGCAACAG ccATTAACTATCAGTTGTCCATTGTCAGCACCCATTCTATCCAGCGACAGCAAACCTCCACTTATG ATGGCCGCAGGAATCTGTTCGCCGTCCATGGTGACCCCCAGTAGGTCCTTCCAGTCGTTCACACGCTCCCAGGACCCGTCGCCGTACTTTGCAGCCTGCGCGAAGTCCGTTTGCAGCCCCTCGCCGCCCACAAACCGCGTCAGCTCGGACTCCTATCACTCGACAGGCAACTCGAGCCCCTGCTCAAGCCCCAACTCATCGTCCCCGGGCTCCAACACGTCGGCCGCGAATTTAACGACGATCTCGAACCAGTCCCACTACCAGAGACCGAGCACCCTCCACGGTTTGAAGCACAAGCTGCACACGGCGGCGAAGAACATTCATTCCCCTAATCGCAGAAAATCCGTGGGCCACATACCGTTGTCCCCGTTGGCTAGAACCCCTAGTCCGTCGCCGCTACCTGCTAGCCCCACGAGGAGCCCAAGTCCGCTGGCGTTTCCGACGGGACACCAGCCTGGCAGTTCTAACACCACTCAGTCTTACAGTCCAG GTGTTTGCCTATCAACGCCCAATAACCAGAAGAAGAGCTACGGGCGGCCAAAGTCAGCCGAGCCTGGCTCTCCGCTTCTGAGGAGAGCGCTCAGCCCGGACAGACTCCATCCACGCTCAGCGGAGAACAAGACGTCCATATCGCCCTTAGCTAACACCGTAGTGAAAGTGACACCCCGCGTAACCATAGCGCAGTCGTCTCACTCCATTTCTTCCGATGACAGCGGCGACAGCTTCAAGGAGATCGACGCTAAAGGCGAGAAGAAAGTGACGGGCGAACAGAAGACCGATTACTCGAAGATCACCCACGGGATATCGATCAACTTAGGGGCCGTCGGCATGTCTAATTCGTGCGGCGGCACGCAGCTGCCGAGAATAGCGGAGGAGAAGGATTCACCGACCGGTTCCAAGGCGGATGATTACTCGGCGAAGGAAGCTCCGCCTGTGGACATCAACGATAAGGGTAATCCATTTGCCAGCAAGTCTGTGGAGCCTGAGAGAACCAGCGAATGTGGCAATCGTCGTGGCCACGAGTCGAAGTTGGAAGGGCAGAACTCGTGTACGAAGATCTGTATGGAACCGTCTGGTAATAAAGTCGAAGAGAACGCTCGGTCGGATAGCTCCTCTAATATACAAGCACGTAGTTTGCAAGTCGCGCTGCACAAACTATCTCAGAGCAATGAGAAGGGCTCGCTAGCTTTGCTTCAAAAAACATCGTCGTTGGGTGGTGAAAAAGGCGCTCAGGCTTCTGCTCAGAAGCCGCCATCGCAGAGTGTCGAGAAGGTTTTGCAATCCGCGGCTCAGAAGCCGCCATCGCAGAGCAGTGAAAAAGTCTGGCAATCCTCGGCTCAGAAGCCTCCATCGCAGAGCAGCGAAAAGGTCCCGCAACCCTCAGCTCAGAAGTCCCCATCGCAGAGCGAGAGAACGCTGCAGTCCACATCGCTGAAGTCTTCTCAGGCCAGCGAGAAGAGTCTGCAGACCGCGCAGAAACAGCTTCAGGGCGTCGAGAAGGGATCCCTGTTTCATAAATCGAGCGAGCAAAAGGCAGCCGGTAAGAGTTCCGAGGCTAACGCAGAGGGTAGGAAGATACTGAAGAAATACAAAGTGGACAGCGCCGAGGGTGTAGGCAACTTGGGCATGTTCGAAGCCAGTGGGTCAGGGAAGGATAAGAAAAACAATTGA
- the Dop gene encoding microtubule-associated serine/threonine (MAST) protein kinase dop isoform X5, translating into MDQNRNRPSRPRLRSHGNSARVLVFDYAESEESAYGAEADAQKRTVPPEVESKEAPARPVSGELSNLVRMRNSAIGKSAPSLSVHVRDFNIPRRAAKTAHRKSFIATTSPTLPRCHSPLSAFVPIVGSPLESPRMSSSPHFAFAPIKRIGGATGTGDGRRWSVASLPSSGYGTTPGSSNVSSQCSSQERLHQLPNVPTKDELRMLSCHFSKPGTPCSSHPGFPGSSISSIPGSVSLSLEEEGRRSPLHRPRSRSLSSPSRSPVLDSEIVMMNTLYKERFPKATQQMEERLTNFINENRELDEYEVMANMTQDSLPILRFVHHQVFEMARDCLQKSQEKLITTRYFYEMSENLEHLLMETKEKSLEAATRLTGLIKKLLLVISRPARLLECLEFDPEEFYHLLEQAEGQAKINGGIKTDIPRYIINKLSLNRDPISELQEDLNKLEDSASSSDSNLQITSSPNKDEEKAQRVPCEGDYEVLKLISNGAYGAVYLVKEKTSRHRFAMKKINKNNLMLRNQVEQVFAERDIMSFTDNPFVVSMYCSFETKKHLCLVMEYVEGGDCANLLKNIGPLPPDMARFYFAETVLAVEYLHSYGIVHRDLKPDNLLITALGHIKLTDFGLSKMGLMSLATNLYEGYIDRDTRQFSDKQVFGTPEYIAPEVILRQGYGKPVDWWSMGIILYEFLIGCVPFFGETPEELFAHTVNDDIEWPDEDEWPVQPEARDIITALLQQSPRDRLGTGGSHEVKEHPYFYGVNWNTLLRQKAEFVPQLINDEDTSYFDTRMNRYNHDIGDDTDDTDDSPLFGSFSSYSPLSRKISQTRPPQINPEPESDSSKKQLFRNELERTVAQLSLGSVNLITPLSKLAESTPLEKSRPPSSIRSSSSSIETPPKANKSGASFTSPATVTSGESQLTVIKNAQVEGTSISLSTPDSSQTESEDISPQIQRKRHVHSRDKLPRFSISVDDEHMLDLVAANRDAAEDSKHNSSTDSFDSFNALPILPSAKQKPRSVIKSASTSGLSLVIPTNDASFNAQQIESPGGSSTASSRDTSPCRELSPLVTSLKPPIIIRRGPCGFGFTVHTIRVYYGDSDFYTMHHLVMAVDQSSPAFEAGLRPGDLITHINGEPVQGLYHIQVLQLMLSGGDHVTLRSTPLENTSIKTGGRKRDLAQSKMARRTLHKQRKQRRDHSDKKRKTSLFKRISSKRASVEMQQMAAGICSPSMVTPSRSFQSFTRSQDPSPYFAACAKSVCSPSPPTNRVSSDSYHSTGNSSPCSSPNSSSPGSNTSAANLTTISNQSHYQRPSTLHGLKHKLHTAAKNIHSPNRRKSVGHIPLSPLARTPSPSPLPASPTRSPSPLAFPTGHQPGSSNTTQSYSPGVCLSTPNNQKKSYGRPKSAEPGSPLLRRALSPDRLHPRSAENKTSISPLANTVVKVTPRVTIAQSSHSISSDDSGDSFKEIDAKGEKKVTGEQKTDYSKITHGISINLGAVGMSNSCGGTQLPRIAEEKDSPTGSKADDYSAKEAPPVDINDKGNPFASKSVEPERTSECGNRRGHESKLEGQNSCTKICMEPSGNKVEENARSDSSSNIQARSLQVALHKLSQSNEKGSLALLQKTSSLGGEKGAQASAQKPPSQSVEKVLQSAAQKPPSQSSEKVWQSSAQKPPSQSSEKVPQPSAQKSPSQSERTLQSTSLKSSQASEKSLQTAQKQLQGVEKGSLFHKSSEQKAAGKSSEANAEGRKILKKYKVDSAEGVGNLGMFEASGSGKDKKNN; encoded by the exons ATGGATCAGAACAGGAACAGGCCAAGTAGGCCGCGTCTTCGTTCGCACGGCAATTCCGCCAGGGTCCTTGTTTTCGACTATGCCGAAAGCGAAGAGTCCGCTTACGGCGCTGAGGCAGACGCGCAGAAGCGGACAGTGCCACCCGAAGTTGAAAGCAAGGAGGCTCCCGCTCGACCTG TAAGCGGCGAGCTGTCGAATCTGGTTCGAATGAGGAACTCTGCGATTGGGAAGTCTGCGCCTTCTTTGTCTGTTCACGTG CGTGATTTTAACATTCCTCGACGTGCTGCCAAAACAGCGCATCGTAAATCTTTTATAGCGACCACGTCTCCTACCTTACCGCGATGCCATTCACCGTTATCAG CATTCGTCCCGATTGTAGGCAGTCCCCTAGAGAGCCCTAGGATGTCATCCAGTCCACATTTTGCTTTTGCTCCGATTAAAAG GATCGGCGGTGCCACGGGAACTGGAGACGGCAGACGATGGTCGGTCGCCAGCTTGCCGTCCAGTGGGTATGGAACCACACCTGGCTCCAGTAACGTCTCG TCACAGTGCTCGAGCCAAGAACGTTTGCATCAACTTCCGAATGTCCCGACCAAGGACGAGCTGCGTATGCTTTCTTGCCATTTCTCCAAGCCTGGCACGCCGTGCTCCTCGCACCCTGGCTTCCCGGGCTCCAGCATCTCCAGCATCCCCGGCAGCGTGTCGCTCAGCCTCGAGGAGGAAGGTCGTAGGTCCCCGTTACATAGACCACGCTCCCGAAGTTTGAG TAGTCCTAGCCGGTCTCCTGTATTGGACAGTGAAATTGTTATGATGAATACCCTTTATAAAGAACGATTTCCAAAG GCAACGCAGCAGATGGAAGAGCGGCTGACTAACTTTATCAACGAGAACAGGGAGCTGGACGAGTACGAGGTGATGGCGAATATGACGCAGGACTCCTTGCCCATTCTGCGGTTCGTGCATCATCAAGTGTTCGAGATGGCGAGGGACTGCCTGCAGAAGTCTCAGGAGAAACTCATCACGACTAGATACTTTTACGAGATGAGCGAGAATCTGGAGCATCTGTTGATGGAG ACCAAGGAGAAGTCGCTTGAAGCAGCAACGAGACTAACAGGACTAATCAAGAAGCTACTGTTGGTGATATCGCGTCCAGCTCGTTTATTAGAGTGTCTAGAATTCGATCCAGAAGAGTTCTATCATCTGCTCGAGCAGGCTGAGGGTCAGGCGAAGATTAACGGAGGGATAAAGACAGATATACCGCGGTATATTATTAACAAGCTTTCTCTCAACAGAGATCCAATCTCGG AGCTCCAAGAAGATTTAAATAAACTGGAGGACTCGGCCAGTTCGAGCGACAGCAACTTGCAGATCACTTCAAGCCCGAATAAGGACGAGGAGAAGGCCCAGCGCGTGCCCTGCGAGGGCGATTACGAGGTGTTGAAGCTGATCAGCAACGGCGCCTATGGCGCGGTGTATCTGGTCAAAGAGAAGACCAGCAGGCACAGATTTGCCATGAAGAAGATCAACAAGAACAACTTAATGCTGCGCAATCAAGTAGAGCAGGTGTTCGCCGAGAGGGACATAATGAGCTTCACGGACAATCCATTCGTAGTTTCCATGTATTGCAGCTTCGAGACGAAA AAACACTTGTGCTTGGTGATGGAGTACGTGGAGGGCGGCGACTGtgcaaatttgttaaaaaacatCGGCCCACTGCCACCGGATATGGCGAGGTTCTATTTCGCGGAAACTGTTCTAGCTGTTGAATACTTGCACAGCTACGGGATCGTACATCGAGACTTGAAGCCTGACAATCTACTCATCACTGCTCTAGGTCACATTAAACTGACGGACTTCGGTCTGAGCAAGATGGGCCTGATGTCGTTGGCGACGAACCTTTACGAGGGCTACATAGACAGGGACACGAGACAGTTCTCGGACAAGCAGGTGTTCGGCACACCGGAATATATCGCCCCCGAGGTGATACTGCGCCAGGGATACGGCAAACCTGTCGATTGGTGGTCCATGGGCATTATACTGTACGAGTTTCTAATCGGCTGCGTGCCGTTCTTCGGCGAGACGCCGGAGGAGTTATTCGCTCACACGGTGAACGACGACATCGAGTGGCCCGACGAAGATGAGTGGCCCGTCCAACCGGAAGCCAGGGACATCATAACGGCGCTGTTGCAACAGAGCCCTAGGGATCGATTGGGAACGGGCGGCTCGCACGAGGTGAAGGAGCACCCGTATTTCTACGGGGTAAACTGGAACACTTTGCTGAGGCAGAAGGCCGAGTTCGTGCCGCAGTTGATCAATGACGAGGACACGAGTTACTTTGACACTCGTATGAATAGATACAATCACGACATAGGCGACGACACGGATGACACCGACGATTCCCCTCTGTTCGGATCGTTCTCGTCGTACTCCCCTCTGTCGAGGAAGATTTCGCAGACCCGTCCGCCGCAGATAAACCCTGAGCCTGAGTCGGACAGCTCCAAGAAACAGTTGTTCCGTAACGAGCTTGAGCGCACAGTCGCGCAATTGTCCCTCGGGTCCGTGAATCTGATCACGCCTCTGTCTAAGCTGGCAGAATCGACTCCCTTGGAGAAAAGTCGACCTCCATCGTCCATTAGAAGCAGCAGCTCCTCTATAGAGACACCGCCCAAGGCGAACAAGTCAGGCGCGTCGTTCACCAGCCCAGCCACGGTCACCAGCGGTGAGTCACAGTTGACGGTGATCAAGAATGCTCAGGTGGAGGGGACGTCGATCAGCTTGAGCACCCCTGACTCGTCGCAGACAGAGTCCGAGGATATCAGTCCGCAGATCCAGAGAAAGAGGCACGTCCACTCACGCGACAAGCTGCCCAGGTTCAGTATATCCGTTGATGATGAACACAT GTTGGACCTGGTCGCTGCGAACAGAGACGCAGCCGAGGATAGCAAGCACAACTCTAGCACCGATTCCTTCGACTCGTTCAATGCGTTGCCGATTCTGCCGTCGGCGAAACAGAAGCCGCGGTCTGTGATCAAGTCCGCGTCTACTAGTGGGTTGTCCTTGGTGATACCGACAA ACGACGCGTCCTTCAACGCTCAGCAAATCGAGTCCCCCGGAGGATCGTCCACCGCTTCCTCGAGAGACACGTCCCCTTGTCGCGAATTGAGTCCCCTCGTGACTAGCTTGAAACCACCCATCATCATTCGACGGGGGCCGTGCGGATTTGGCTTCACTGTGCACACTATTAGAGTCTACTACGGGGACAGTGATTTTTATACTATGCATCATCTGGTCATG GCTGTTGACCAGTCCAGTCCAGCGTTCGAGGCTGGCTTAAGACCAGGCGATCTCATCACGCATATAAACGGCGAGCCAGTGCAGGGTCTGTATCATATCCAAGTTCTTCAGTTGATGCTGAGCGGCGGCGATCACGTGACTCTGCGAAGCACACCTTTGGAGAACACCAGCATTAAGACCGGCGGACGGAAGAGAGATCTGGCTCAGAGCAAGATGGCCCGCAGGACTCTGCACAAGCAGCGAAAGCAGAGGCGTGATCATTCCGATAAGAAACGAAAAACGTCCCTTTTTAAGCGAATCAGCTCGAAACGAGCTAGCGTAGAGATGCAACAG ATGGCCGCAGGAATCTGTTCGCCGTCCATGGTGACCCCCAGTAGGTCCTTCCAGTCGTTCACACGCTCCCAGGACCCGTCGCCGTACTTTGCAGCCTGCGCGAAGTCCGTTTGCAGCCCCTCGCCGCCCACAAACCGCGTCAGCTCGGACTCCTATCACTCGACAGGCAACTCGAGCCCCTGCTCAAGCCCCAACTCATCGTCCCCGGGCTCCAACACGTCGGCCGCGAATTTAACGACGATCTCGAACCAGTCCCACTACCAGAGACCGAGCACCCTCCACGGTTTGAAGCACAAGCTGCACACGGCGGCGAAGAACATTCATTCCCCTAATCGCAGAAAATCCGTGGGCCACATACCGTTGTCCCCGTTGGCTAGAACCCCTAGTCCGTCGCCGCTACCTGCTAGCCCCACGAGGAGCCCAAGTCCGCTGGCGTTTCCGACGGGACACCAGCCTGGCAGTTCTAACACCACTCAGTCTTACAGTCCAG GTGTTTGCCTATCAACGCCCAATAACCAGAAGAAGAGCTACGGGCGGCCAAAGTCAGCCGAGCCTGGCTCTCCGCTTCTGAGGAGAGCGCTCAGCCCGGACAGACTCCATCCACGCTCAGCGGAGAACAAGACGTCCATATCGCCCTTAGCTAACACCGTAGTGAAAGTGACACCCCGCGTAACCATAGCGCAGTCGTCTCACTCCATTTCTTCCGATGACAGCGGCGACAGCTTCAAGGAGATCGACGCTAAAGGCGAGAAGAAAGTGACGGGCGAACAGAAGACCGATTACTCGAAGATCACCCACGGGATATCGATCAACTTAGGGGCCGTCGGCATGTCTAATTCGTGCGGCGGCACGCAGCTGCCGAGAATAGCGGAGGAGAAGGATTCACCGACCGGTTCCAAGGCGGATGATTACTCGGCGAAGGAAGCTCCGCCTGTGGACATCAACGATAAGGGTAATCCATTTGCCAGCAAGTCTGTGGAGCCTGAGAGAACCAGCGAATGTGGCAATCGTCGTGGCCACGAGTCGAAGTTGGAAGGGCAGAACTCGTGTACGAAGATCTGTATGGAACCGTCTGGTAATAAAGTCGAAGAGAACGCTCGGTCGGATAGCTCCTCTAATATACAAGCACGTAGTTTGCAAGTCGCGCTGCACAAACTATCTCAGAGCAATGAGAAGGGCTCGCTAGCTTTGCTTCAAAAAACATCGTCGTTGGGTGGTGAAAAAGGCGCTCAGGCTTCTGCTCAGAAGCCGCCATCGCAGAGTGTCGAGAAGGTTTTGCAATCCGCGGCTCAGAAGCCGCCATCGCAGAGCAGTGAAAAAGTCTGGCAATCCTCGGCTCAGAAGCCTCCATCGCAGAGCAGCGAAAAGGTCCCGCAACCCTCAGCTCAGAAGTCCCCATCGCAGAGCGAGAGAACGCTGCAGTCCACATCGCTGAAGTCTTCTCAGGCCAGCGAGAAGAGTCTGCAGACCGCGCAGAAACAGCTTCAGGGCGTCGAGAAGGGATCCCTGTTTCATAAATCGAGCGAGCAAAAGGCAGCCGGTAAGAGTTCCGAGGCTAACGCAGAGGGTAGGAAGATACTGAAGAAATACAAAGTGGACAGCGCCGAGGGTGTAGGCAACTTGGGCATGTTCGAAGCCAGTGGGTCAGGGAAGGATAAGAAAAACAATTGA